A single window of Sander lucioperca isolate FBNREF2018 chromosome 22, SLUC_FBN_1.2, whole genome shotgun sequence DNA harbors:
- the mki67 gene encoding proliferation marker protein Ki-67 isoform X5 translates to MPLHGKIVVIKRSGGDGTEFPLISTCLIGRRPDCDIRIQLPQVSKEHCRIDLNENKEVILTNLSSVTPTLVNGEALRQSERLKHGDVITVIDRSFRFEYPPPPTPKKRSSKGGKTETLKVLQDQQVGATVATETGEKRISEVTADPHLKDGTNHDNIQRPLEKTVEVETKEGDGLLQSKTASPFNDLYQMIKKSLDVKTPRKSSASVLQTPTSRFCTPKPGSVRKNDGKPVLSTEDKSTPKKEEAKVSPVADETKGEAENVSNGTPKSVKKQRRSFQVPSAEMARPSVGEAENAANSEATSPQKRSRTPPQRFSACEVEPKSPVRRRSKEAEPAVTTEEQEEQAVTPTKTDGLRRSSPRNSGKEASKKRKYGEVAADSPTPQMKRKRVSFGGYLCPELFDKRLPPDSPLCKGATPRRSLCVSKPKQSLLRRASAIGLRQEFEEEHPDSPNVRSPAKMRTPSPKSSKKSPKAMTPSPKAAPPAKKSPKSKSPSPARGRSPTVGVTPGVQTPLIQGRFSVSHISTPSPVAEDAVTDQVPLVTVTPKVPLRRKSMSRETPSTAKSAVKVMRRRSGISRASLKVKNSWADIVRFGPAKPQVAIPAKKMVTKKATKKTVSKPQTPARKLKDHVSTGHADSPVTIVVGRAHKQKALHPTGAAPRLVTNISLLKKNMKMDEDLSGISEMLKTPANERKRRSVIGENDATKTPVGGLATSMVEPSVLNTPEEPGEMMVSPLSVSSTVKDSRYNTEAVQRLLNDDQESSIVSDTPAFEIHSDDFSEQQCADLKTTSVTTPKQKPDVPECLTGVKRIMKTPRQKAEPVEDIRGKILKTPKQKPEQQECLTGVKRMMTTPRQETEPVEDIRVELLTTPKQKPEQQQCLSGVKSICKTPQQEAEPLEDVHGKLLQTPKALEAGDASLDGVEQTVETPAHMQESEDLSEMTDMKTPNVKSSSLVPPREKAKPVEENSGIKRLVKTPRQSHSAPEEDFGGLQELMEEPLAEPTGQLETNEVEDQTAPDCDEDVAKEADANEVVVDDHMEEVPSGHNDNESSDAVETISQAAVDENISEEQPTVDAVDEILPEEQPTVDAADEKISGEQPTVDAVDEILPVETATGKVTEMDTTATEAEHEKKSIRGRRAKTAEDKRQAAEQSEDPVVLAPVRGRRGKKTEAAAPPAVKQTRGRNAKPQEDRDVELTMEKSASLPPKVALKPRRGRNAKTASDDQPEMVQEVAPEIEQNPPVDVDQAAHDSAAPLEKAVLKPKRGRKTKQPDPPVPEQEDVPSTHSDGVPQADKANADANEVCSDQLELVLSGSDENQEQPTVETATGKVTELDTTATEAEHEKKSVRGRRAKTAEDKREAAEQSEDPVVLAPVRGRRGKKTEAAAPPAVKQTTRGRNAKPQEDKDVELTMEKSASLPPKVALKPRRGRNAKTASDDQPEMGPEKAVETTLVTEIPTEAVSDQTPMKENDSAPPAEEAVLKPVRGRKTKPTPVDPPQPETNEVVINEPLTADAQPPKSIPTLGKSRRGRQTKPDAVERNEVMEDTVVAVETKQQSQPPVRAKRGRNAKQEEEKLESTSVETATSQEPAKKLRRTRKAEQDVEPREVQAIEMVIPEKAEAPLVAEPVPMDEQATVAAKPRRGGRKAKQDPELETPAESTEVQEVPAVNSTDKLKRGRRGKQVTEEVGVTAVVSEEKPDRELEAEEKTIAEPDTPVIKPSRARGVKTSVKNEVSQAIPAKRARRGAAPPLDESSAESTEPAPTSVEPAKRGRRAAAKPTADDATVTGEQPNPAEDSSNAVMEDTKMSKRSVRWKADLEVFDISKVTPVKAVRGRKPKLAVQVDTESKNVSKDANETEEDLSGKVVEAQPVKRARRGAKVADVTTEAESTPTVKSVEADTQPKTRRGRIAKK, encoded by the exons GAGGCCTGACTGCGATATTCGTATTCAGCTTCCTCAAGTCTCCAAGGAGCATTGTAGAATTGACTTGAATGAAAATAAAGAG GTCATTTTGACAAATTTGAGCTCAGTGACTCCAACTCTTGTGAACGGAGAGGCTTTGCGGCAGTCTGAGCGTTTGAAGCATGGAGATGTGATAACTGTTATTGACCGTTCTTTTAG GTTTGAGTACCCTCCACCACCCACACCAAAGAAGAGGTCTTCCAAAGGAGGCAAAACTGAAACCCTCAAA GTTCTTCAAGATCAGCAAGTGGGGGCCACTGTCGCCACCgaaacaggagaaaaaaggaTCTCTGAAGTTACCGCCG aCCCTCATCTGAAAGATGGAACTAACCATGACAACATCCAGCGACCCCTGGAGAAAACTGTGGAGGTGGAGACCAAGGAGGGCGATGGCCTGCTGCAAAGCAAGACCGCCTCCCCCTTCAACGATCTGTATCAAATGATCAAAAAGTCTCTGGATGTCAAGACCCCTCGGAAGTCTTCTGCCAGTGTGCTTCAAACACCTACCTCAAGGTTTTGCACTCCAAAACCGGGTTCAGTGAGGAAAAATGATGGAAAACCTGTCCTTTCAACAGAAGACAAAAGCACTCCAAAGAAGGAGGAAGCTAAAGTCTCTCCTGTAGCTGACGAAACTAAGGGGGAGGCTGAAAATGTAAGTAACGGGACCCCAAAGTCTGTGAAGAAGCAGAGGAGGTCCTTCCAGGTTCCTTCTGCTGAGATGGCCAGACCTTCAGTTGGAGAAGCTGAAAATGCTGCCAACTCTGAAGCAACTTCACCCCAGAAGAGAAGCCGTACACCCCCCCAGAGGTTCAGCGCGTGTGAGGTTGAGCCCAAATCGCCCGTGAGGCGGAGAAGCAAGGAGGCCGAACCTGCCGTGACCACGGAGGAACAAGAAGAGCAAGCAGTGACTCCTACCAAAACGGATGGTCTTAGAAGGTCATCACCAAGGAACTCTGGGAAAG aggCGTCCAAAAAACGCAAATATGGAGAGGTGGCGGCCGACTCGCCCACACCACAGATGAAAAGGAAACGGGTTTCCTTTGGAGGTTACCTGTGTCCTGAGTTGTTTGACAAACGTCTGCCTCCTGACTCTCCGTTATGCAAGGGGGCCACTCCGCGGAGAAGCTTGTGTGTCTCTAAACCCAAGCAGTCACTCCTCAGACGAGCATCAGCCATTGGTTTGCGACAG GAGTTTGAAGAAGAGCATCCAGATAGCCCTAATGTGCGAAGTCCTGCAAAAATGAGGACTCCGTCACCTAAGTCATCAAAGAAGTCACCAAAAGCCATGACCCCCTCTCCCAAAGCTGCGCCTCCTGCAAAGAAGTCACCAAAATCCAAGAGTCCATCTCCTGCAAGAGGAAGGTCTCCCACTGTTGGTGTAACACCAGGAGTCCAGACCCCCTTAATACAGGGGCGCTTCTCTGTGTCACACATCAGCACACCATCTCCAGTTGCAGAAGATGCCGTAACTGATCAGGTGCCTTTAGTCACTGTAACTCCTAAAGTACCCCTGAGGAGGAAGAGCATGTCCCGGGAGACTCCAAGTACAGCAAAGAGTGCTGTAAAAGTAATGCGCAGAAGAAGTGGCATTTCACGGGCATCTCTGAAAG TCAAAAATTCCTGGGCAGACATTGTGAGATTTGGGCCAGCTAAGCCTCAAGTTGCTATTCCGGCTAAAAAAATGGTCAccaaaaaggcaacaaagaaGACTGTGTCCAAACCACAG ACCCCTGCAAGAAAACTCAAAGACCATGTCAGCACTGGACATGCAGACTCACCTGTTACCATTGTTGTGGGCAGAGCTCACAAGCAAAAGGCTTTACATCCAACTGGTGCTGCGCCAAGACTGGTCACCAATATTTCACTCCTGAAAAAGAACATGAAAATGGATGAGGACCTGAGTG gAATTTCAGAAATGTTAAAAACCCCTGCAAATGAAAGGAAGAGGAGATCAGTAATTGGTGAGAACGATGCCACAAAGACACCAGTGGGAGGTCTAGCCACATCCATGGTAGAACCATCGGTGTTGAACACACCGGAGGAGCCAG GTGAAATGATGGTGTCTCCACTGAGTGTTTCGTCTACCGTAAAAGACAGTAGATACAACACTGAAGCAGTCCAACGCCTCCTTAATGATGACCAAGAATCTAGCATCGTCAGTGACACCCCTGCCTTTGAGATTCACTCCGACGATTTTAGCGAACAGCAGTGCGCAGATTTGAAGACGACCTCTGTAACAACTCCCAAACAGAAGCCAGACGTGCCAGAGTGTCTCACCGGAGTCAAGAGGATCATGAAGACGCCAAGACAGAAAGCCGAGCCTGTTGAGGACATCAGGGGGAAGATTTTGAAGACTCCTAAGCAGAAACCCGAACAACAAGAGTGTCTCACCGGAGTCAAGAGGATGATGACGACTCCGAGACAGGAGACCGAGCCTGTAGAGGACATCAGAGTGGAGCTTCTGACAACTCCCAAACAGAAGCCTGAACAACAACAGTGCCTCAGCGGTGTTAAGAGTATTTGTAAGACCCCACAACAGGAGGCTGAACCTCTTGAAGATGTTCATGGAAAACTTCTGCAAACTCCCAAAGCTCTAGAGGCTGGTGATGCGAGTTTGGACGGTGTTGAGCAGACTGTGGAGACGCCAGCACACATGCAAGAATCTGAAGACCTATCTGAAATGACAGACATGAAAACCCCAAACGTAAAAAGCTCCTCATTGGTACCTCCCAGAGAAAAGGCCAAACCTGTTGAGGAGAACTCTGGTATCAAGAGGCTTGTGAAAACACCGAGGCAGAGCCATAGTGCCCCAGAGGAAGACTTTGGGGGACTTCAGGAGCTCATGGAGGAGCCACTGGCTGAACCCACAGGACAACTGGAGACAAATGAG gtTGAGGATCAAACGGCTCCAGATTGTGATGAAGATGTAGCAAAAG AAGCAGATGCAAATGAAGTTGTCGTTGATGACCACATGGAGGAGGTGCCAAGTGGACACAATGATAATGAATCATCAGATGCCGTGGAAACGATCTCTCAAGCAGCTGTAGATGAGAATATATCTGAAGAGCAACCCACAGTGGACGCGGTAGATGAGATTTTACCTGAAGAACAACCCACAGTAGATGCAGCAGATGAGAAAATATCTGGAGAACAACCCACAGTGGACGCAGTAGATGAGATTCTACCT GTGGAGACTGCTACTGGCAAAGTCACAGAAATGGACACAACTGCCACCGAAGCTGAGCATGAGAAGAAATCAATTCGAGGCAGAAGGGCAAAAACAGCGGAGGACAAACGACAGGCAGCCGAACAGTCTGAAGATCCTGTCGTCCTTGCTCCAgtcagaggaagaagagggaagAAAACTGAAGCTGCAGCACCACCTGCTGTGAAACAAACAAGAGGCAGAAATGCAAAGCCTCAAGAAGACAGGGATGTTGAGCTCACAATGGAGAAAAGTGCGTCCCTGCCTCCAAAAGTTGCCCTTAAGCCTAGAAGAGGAAGGAATGCCAAAACGGCTTCTGATGATCAACCTGAGATGGTCCAAGAGGTTGCCCCTGAAATTGAACAGAATCCACCTGTTGATGTTGACCAAGCAGCACATGACAGTGCAGCACCCCTGGAGAAGGCGGTGTTGAAGCCCAAGCGAGGGAGAAAAACTAAACAGCCTGATCCACCAGTGCCAGAGCAGGAAGATGTGCCTAGTACTCACAGTGACGGTGTTCCCCAAGCTGACAAGGCTAATG CAGATGCAAATGAGGTCTGCAGTGACCAGCTGGAGCTGGTGCTGAGTGGAAGTGATGAAAATCAAGAACAACCCACAGTGGAGACTGCTACTGGCAAAGTCACCGAATTAGACACAACTGCCACCGAAGCTGAGCATGAGAAGAAATCAGTTCGAGGCCGAAGGGCAAAAACAGCGGAGGACAAACGAGAGGCAGCCGAACAGTCTGAAGATCCTGTCGTCCTTGCTCCAgtcagaggaagaagagggaagAAAACTGAAGCTGCAGCACCACCTGCTGTGAAACAAACAACAAGAGGCAGAAATGCAAAGCCTCAAGAAGACAAGGATGTTGAGCTCACAATGGAGAAAAGTGCGTCCCTGCCTCCCAAAGTTGCCCTTAAGCCTAGAAGAGGAAGGAATGCCAAAACGGCTTCTGATGATCAACCTGAGATGGGACCAGAGAAAGCTGTGGAAACAACACTGGTGACTGAGATTCCCACTGAAGCTGTGAGTGACCAGACTCCAATGAAAGAAAATGATTCTGCCCCCCCTGCAGAGGAAGCTGTCCTGAAGCCCGTTAGAGGGAGAAAAACTAAACCAACTCCTGTTGATCCCCCTCAGCCAGAGACAAATGAAGTTGTGATTAATGAGCCTCTTACAGCAGATGCACAACCTCCAAAGTCCATTCCTACTCTTGGAAAATccaggagagggagacagacaaaGCCTGATGCTGTTGAACGGAATGAGGTGATGGAAGACACAGTTGTTGCCGTGGAGACCAAGCAGCAGTCTCAGCCTCCAGTCAGGGCTAAGAGGGGAAGAAATGctaaacaggaagaagaaaagctagAGTCCACTTCCGTTGAGACTGCTACATCCCAGGAGCCAGCTAAAAAACTCCGGAGAACCAGGAAGGCAGAGCAAGACGTAGAACCGAGAGAAGTCCAAGCCATTGAAATGGTTATTCCAGAGAAGGCTGAAGCTCCACTTGTTGCTGAACCAGTGCCGATGGACGAACAGGCTACAGTGGCTGCAAAACCCAGGAGAGGAGGGCGGAAAGCAAAACAAGACCCTGAGCTCGAAACCCCTGCGGAGTCCACCGAGGTCCAAGAGGTCCCTGCCGTCAACTCCACAGACAAACTCAAAAGGGGTAGGAGAGGAAAACAAGTCACTGAAGAGGTTGGAGTCACCGCTGTAGTATCAGAGGAAAAACCTGACCGCGAGCTGGAGGCTGAAGAGAAGACTATTGCTGAGCCAGACACTCCAGTCATTAAACCAAGCAGGGCAAGGGGGGTGAAAACTTCTGTAAAAAATGAGGTTTCACAAGCCATTCCAGCCAAGAGAGCCCGTCGAGGTGCTGCTCCTCCCCTTGATGAGTCCAGTGCAGAATCCACAGAGCCTGCGCCAACTTCAGTAGAGCCGGCCAAAAGAGGGAGACGGGCAGCAGCAAAGCCCACAGCAGATGATGCCACAGTGACCGGAGAGCAGCCTAATCCTGCTGAAGATTCAAGCAATGCTGTTATGGAAGAcaccaaaatgtccaaaagatCGGTGAGGTGGAAAGCAGATTTGGAAGTCTTTGACATTTCAAAAGTAACACCTGTAAAAGCAGTTCGAGGtaggaaaccaaaacttgcagTCCAAGTCGACACTGAAAGCAAAAATGTGTCAAAGGATGCTAACGAAACTGAAGAGGATCTCTCAGGCAAAGTTGTTGAAGCTCAGCCCGTCAAGAGAGCCAGGCGAGGGGCAAAGGTCGCTGATGTAACCACTGAAGCGGAGTCCAC
- the mki67 gene encoding proliferation marker protein Ki-67 isoform X9, whose amino-acid sequence MPLHGKIVVIKRSGGDGTEFPLISTCLIGRRPDCDIRIQLPQVSKEHCRIDLNENKEVILTNLSSVTPTLVNGEALRQSERLKHGDVITVIDRSFRFEYPPPPTPKKRSSKGGKTETLKVLQDQQVGATVATETGEKRISEVTADPHLKDGTNHDNIQRPLEKTVEVETKEGDGLLQSKTASPFNDLYQMIKKSLDVKTPRKSSASVLQTPTSRFCTPKPGSVRKNDGKPVLSTEDKSTPKKEEAKVSPVADETKGEAENVSNGTPKSVKKQRRSFQVPSAEMARPSVGEAENAANSEATSPQKRSRTPPQRFSACEVEPKSPVRRRSKEAEPAVTTEEQEEQAVTPTKTDGLRRSSPRNSGKEASKKRKYGEVAADSPTPQMKRKRVSFGGYLCPELFDKRLPPDSPLCKGATPRRSLCVSKPKQSLLRRASAIGLRQEFEEEHPDSPNVRSPAKMRTPSPKSSKKSPKAMTPSPKAAPPAKKSPKSKSPSPARGRSPTVGVTPGVQTPLIQGRFSVSHISTPSPVAEDAVTDQVPLVTVTPKVPLRRKSMSRETPSTAKSAVKVMRRRSGISRASLKVKNSWADIVRFGPAKPQVAIPAKKMVTKKATKKTVSKPQTPARKLKDHVSTGHADSPVTIVVGRAHKQKALHPTGAAPRLVTNISLLKKNMKMDEDLSGISEMLKTPANERKRRSVIGENDATKTPVGGLATSMVEPSVLNTPEEPGEMMVSPLSVSSTVKDSRYNTEAVQRLLNDDQESSIVSDTPAFEIHSDDFSEQQCADLKTTSVTTPKQKPDVPECLTGVKRIMKTPRQKAEPVEDIRGKILKTPKQKPEQQECLTGVKRMMTTPRQETEPVEDIRVELLTTPKQKPEQQQCLSGVKSICKTPQQEAEPLEDVHGKLLQTPKALEAGDASLDGVEQTVETPAHMQESEDLSEMTDMKTPNVKSSSLVPPREKAKPVEENSGIKRLVKTPRQSHSAPEEDFGGLQELMEEPLAEPTGQLETNEVEDQTAPDCDEDVAKEADANEVVVDDHMEEVPSGHNDNESSDAVETISQAAVDENISEEQPTVDAVDEILPEEQPTVDAADEKISGEQPTVDAVDEILPEEQPTVDAVDEILPVEQPTVDAADEKISGEQPTVDTVDEILPEEQPTIDAADEILPVEQPTVDAADEKISGEQPTVDTVDEILPEEQPTVDAADEKISGEQPTVDANEVCSDQLELVLSGSDENQEQPTVETATGKVTELDTTATEAEHEKKSVRGRRAKTAEDKREAAEQSEDPVVLAPVRGRRGKKTEAAAPPAVKQTTRGRNAKPQEDKDVELTMEKSASLPPKVALKPRRGRNAKTASDDQPEMGPEKAVETTLVTEIPTEAVSDQTPMKENDSAPPAEEAVLKPVRGRKTKPTPVDPPQPETNEVVINEPLTADAQPPKSIPTLGKSRRGRQTKPDAVERNEVMEDTVVAVETKQQSQPPVRAKRGRNAKQEEEKLESTSVETATSQEPAKKLRRTRKAEQDVEPREVQAIEMVIPEKAEAPLVAEPVPMDEQATVAAKPRRGGRKAKQDPELETPAESTEVQEVPAVNSTDKLKRGRRGKQVTEEVGVTAVVSEEKPDRELEAEEKTIAEPDTPVIKPSRARGVKTSVKNEVSQAIPAKRARRGAAPPLDESSAESTEPAPTSVEPAKRGRRAAAKPTADDATVTGEQPNPAEDSSNAVMEDTKMSKRSVRWKADLEVFDISKVTPVKAVRGRKPKLAVQVDTESKNVSKDANETEEDLSGKVVEAQPVKRARRGAKVADVTTEAESTPTVKSVEADTQPKTRRGRIAKK is encoded by the exons GAGGCCTGACTGCGATATTCGTATTCAGCTTCCTCAAGTCTCCAAGGAGCATTGTAGAATTGACTTGAATGAAAATAAAGAG GTCATTTTGACAAATTTGAGCTCAGTGACTCCAACTCTTGTGAACGGAGAGGCTTTGCGGCAGTCTGAGCGTTTGAAGCATGGAGATGTGATAACTGTTATTGACCGTTCTTTTAG GTTTGAGTACCCTCCACCACCCACACCAAAGAAGAGGTCTTCCAAAGGAGGCAAAACTGAAACCCTCAAA GTTCTTCAAGATCAGCAAGTGGGGGCCACTGTCGCCACCgaaacaggagaaaaaaggaTCTCTGAAGTTACCGCCG aCCCTCATCTGAAAGATGGAACTAACCATGACAACATCCAGCGACCCCTGGAGAAAACTGTGGAGGTGGAGACCAAGGAGGGCGATGGCCTGCTGCAAAGCAAGACCGCCTCCCCCTTCAACGATCTGTATCAAATGATCAAAAAGTCTCTGGATGTCAAGACCCCTCGGAAGTCTTCTGCCAGTGTGCTTCAAACACCTACCTCAAGGTTTTGCACTCCAAAACCGGGTTCAGTGAGGAAAAATGATGGAAAACCTGTCCTTTCAACAGAAGACAAAAGCACTCCAAAGAAGGAGGAAGCTAAAGTCTCTCCTGTAGCTGACGAAACTAAGGGGGAGGCTGAAAATGTAAGTAACGGGACCCCAAAGTCTGTGAAGAAGCAGAGGAGGTCCTTCCAGGTTCCTTCTGCTGAGATGGCCAGACCTTCAGTTGGAGAAGCTGAAAATGCTGCCAACTCTGAAGCAACTTCACCCCAGAAGAGAAGCCGTACACCCCCCCAGAGGTTCAGCGCGTGTGAGGTTGAGCCCAAATCGCCCGTGAGGCGGAGAAGCAAGGAGGCCGAACCTGCCGTGACCACGGAGGAACAAGAAGAGCAAGCAGTGACTCCTACCAAAACGGATGGTCTTAGAAGGTCATCACCAAGGAACTCTGGGAAAG aggCGTCCAAAAAACGCAAATATGGAGAGGTGGCGGCCGACTCGCCCACACCACAGATGAAAAGGAAACGGGTTTCCTTTGGAGGTTACCTGTGTCCTGAGTTGTTTGACAAACGTCTGCCTCCTGACTCTCCGTTATGCAAGGGGGCCACTCCGCGGAGAAGCTTGTGTGTCTCTAAACCCAAGCAGTCACTCCTCAGACGAGCATCAGCCATTGGTTTGCGACAG GAGTTTGAAGAAGAGCATCCAGATAGCCCTAATGTGCGAAGTCCTGCAAAAATGAGGACTCCGTCACCTAAGTCATCAAAGAAGTCACCAAAAGCCATGACCCCCTCTCCCAAAGCTGCGCCTCCTGCAAAGAAGTCACCAAAATCCAAGAGTCCATCTCCTGCAAGAGGAAGGTCTCCCACTGTTGGTGTAACACCAGGAGTCCAGACCCCCTTAATACAGGGGCGCTTCTCTGTGTCACACATCAGCACACCATCTCCAGTTGCAGAAGATGCCGTAACTGATCAGGTGCCTTTAGTCACTGTAACTCCTAAAGTACCCCTGAGGAGGAAGAGCATGTCCCGGGAGACTCCAAGTACAGCAAAGAGTGCTGTAAAAGTAATGCGCAGAAGAAGTGGCATTTCACGGGCATCTCTGAAAG TCAAAAATTCCTGGGCAGACATTGTGAGATTTGGGCCAGCTAAGCCTCAAGTTGCTATTCCGGCTAAAAAAATGGTCAccaaaaaggcaacaaagaaGACTGTGTCCAAACCACAG ACCCCTGCAAGAAAACTCAAAGACCATGTCAGCACTGGACATGCAGACTCACCTGTTACCATTGTTGTGGGCAGAGCTCACAAGCAAAAGGCTTTACATCCAACTGGTGCTGCGCCAAGACTGGTCACCAATATTTCACTCCTGAAAAAGAACATGAAAATGGATGAGGACCTGAGTG gAATTTCAGAAATGTTAAAAACCCCTGCAAATGAAAGGAAGAGGAGATCAGTAATTGGTGAGAACGATGCCACAAAGACACCAGTGGGAGGTCTAGCCACATCCATGGTAGAACCATCGGTGTTGAACACACCGGAGGAGCCAG GTGAAATGATGGTGTCTCCACTGAGTGTTTCGTCTACCGTAAAAGACAGTAGATACAACACTGAAGCAGTCCAACGCCTCCTTAATGATGACCAAGAATCTAGCATCGTCAGTGACACCCCTGCCTTTGAGATTCACTCCGACGATTTTAGCGAACAGCAGTGCGCAGATTTGAAGACGACCTCTGTAACAACTCCCAAACAGAAGCCAGACGTGCCAGAGTGTCTCACCGGAGTCAAGAGGATCATGAAGACGCCAAGACAGAAAGCCGAGCCTGTTGAGGACATCAGGGGGAAGATTTTGAAGACTCCTAAGCAGAAACCCGAACAACAAGAGTGTCTCACCGGAGTCAAGAGGATGATGACGACTCCGAGACAGGAGACCGAGCCTGTAGAGGACATCAGAGTGGAGCTTCTGACAACTCCCAAACAGAAGCCTGAACAACAACAGTGCCTCAGCGGTGTTAAGAGTATTTGTAAGACCCCACAACAGGAGGCTGAACCTCTTGAAGATGTTCATGGAAAACTTCTGCAAACTCCCAAAGCTCTAGAGGCTGGTGATGCGAGTTTGGACGGTGTTGAGCAGACTGTGGAGACGCCAGCACACATGCAAGAATCTGAAGACCTATCTGAAATGACAGACATGAAAACCCCAAACGTAAAAAGCTCCTCATTGGTACCTCCCAGAGAAAAGGCCAAACCTGTTGAGGAGAACTCTGGTATCAAGAGGCTTGTGAAAACACCGAGGCAGAGCCATAGTGCCCCAGAGGAAGACTTTGGGGGACTTCAGGAGCTCATGGAGGAGCCACTGGCTGAACCCACAGGACAACTGGAGACAAATGAG gtTGAGGATCAAACGGCTCCAGATTGTGATGAAGATGTAGCAAAAG AAGCAGATGCAAATGAAGTTGTCGTTGATGACCACATGGAGGAGGTGCCAAGTGGACACAATGATAATGAATCATCAGATGCCGTGGAAACGATCTCTCAAGCAGCTGTAGATGAGAATATATCTGAAGAGCAACCCACAGTGGACGCGGTAGATGAGATTTTACCTGAAGAACAACCCACAGTAGATGCAGCAGATGAGAAAATATCTGGAGAACAACCCACAGTGGACGCAGTAGATGAGATTCTACCTGAAGAACAACCCACAGTGGACGCAGTAGATGAGATTTTACCTGTAGAACAACCCACAGTAGACGCAGCAGATGAGAAAATATCTGGAGAACAACCCACAGTGGACACAGTAGATGAGATTTTACCTGAAGAACAACCCACAATAGACGCAGCAGATGAGATTTTACCTGTAGAACAACCCACAGTAGATGCAGCAGATGAGAAAATATCTGGAGAACAACCCACAGTGGACACGGTAGATGAGATTTTACCTGAAGAACAACCCACAGTAGATGCAGCAGATGAGAAAATATCTGGAGAACAACCCACAGTG GATGCAAATGAGGTCTGCAGTGACCAGCTGGAGCTGGTGCTGAGTGGAAGTGATGAAAATCAAGAACAACCCACAGTGGAGACTGCTACTGGCAAAGTCACCGAATTAGACACAACTGCCACCGAAGCTGAGCATGAGAAGAAATCAGTTCGAGGCCGAAGGGCAAAAACAGCGGAGGACAAACGAGAGGCAGCCGAACAGTCTGAAGATCCTGTCGTCCTTGCTCCAgtcagaggaagaagagggaagAAAACTGAAGCTGCAGCACCACCTGCTGTGAAACAAACAACAAGAGGCAGAAATGCAAAGCCTCAAGAAGACAAGGATGTTGAGCTCACAATGGAGAAAAGTGCGTCCCTGCCTCCCAAAGTTGCCCTTAAGCCTAGAAGAGGAAGGAATGCCAAAACGGCTTCTGATGATCAACCTGAGATGGGACCAGAGAAAGCTGTGGAAACAACACTGGTGACTGAGATTCCCACTGAAGCTGTGAGTGACCAGACTCCAATGAAAGAAAATGATTCTGCCCCCCCTGCAGAGGAAGCTGTCCTGAAGCCCGTTAGAGGGAGAAAAACTAAACCAACTCCTGTTGATCCCCCTCAGCCAGAGACAAATGAAGTTGTGATTAATGAGCCTCTTACAGCAGATGCACAACCTCCAAAGTCCATTCCTACTCTTGGAAAATccaggagagggagacagacaaaGCCTGATGCTGTTGAACGGAATGAGGTGATGGAAGACACAGTTGTTGCCGTGGAGACCAAGCAGCAGTCTCAGCCTCCAGTCAGGGCTAAGAGGGGAAGAAATGctaaacaggaagaagaaaagctagAGTCCACTTCCGTTGAGACTGCTACATCCCAGGAGCCAGCTAAAAAACTCCGGAGAACCAGGAAGGCAGAGCAAGACGTAGAACCGAGAGAAGTCCAAGCCATTGAAATGGTTATTCCAGAGAAGGCTGAAGCTCCACTTGTTGCTGAACCAGTGCCGATGGACGAACAGGCTACAGTGGCTGCAAAACCCAGGAGAGGAGGGCGGAAAGCAAAACAAGACCCTGAGCTCGAAACCCCTGCGGAGTCCACCGAGGTCCAAGAGGTCCCTGCCGTCAACTCCACAGACAAACTCAAAAGGGGTAGGAGAGGAAAACAAGTCACTGAAGAGGTTGGAGTCACCGCTGTAGTATCAGAGGAAAAACCTGACCGCGAGCTGGAGGCTGAAGAGAAGACTATTGCTGAGCCAGACACTCCAGTCATTAAACCAAGCAGGGCAAGGGGGGTGAAAACTTCTGTAAAAAATGAGGTTTCACAAGCCATTCCAGCCAAGAGAGCCCGTCGAGGTGCTGCTCCTCCCCTTGATGAGTCCAGTGCAGAATCCACAGAGCCTGCGCCAACTTCAGTAGAGCCGGCCAAAAGAGGGAGACGGGCAGCAGCAAAGCCCACAGCAGATGATGCCACAGTGACCGGAGAGCAGCCTAATCCTGCTGAAGATTCAAGCAATGCTGTTATGGAAGAcaccaaaatgtccaaaagatCGGTGAGGTGGAAAGCAGATTTGGAAGTCTTTGACATTTCAAAAGTAACACCTGTAAAAGCAGTTCGAGGtaggaaaccaaaacttgcagTCCAAGTCGACACTGAAAGCAAAAATGTGTCAAAGGATGCTAACGAAACTGAAGAGGATCTCTCAGGCAAAGTTGTTGAAGCTCAGCCCGTCAAGAGAGCCAGGCGAGGGGCAAAGGTCGCTGATGTAACCACTGAAGCGGAGTCCAC